A section of the Xiphias gladius isolate SHS-SW01 ecotype Sanya breed wild chromosome 8, ASM1685928v1, whole genome shotgun sequence genome encodes:
- the sh3gl3b gene encoding endophilin-A3b isoform X1 translates to MSVSGMKKQLHKASQLLNERLMGAEGTKMDEDFLRMEKSVAVIHALLAELLSKTTEFLQPNPAYRAKLSMLNGMSRIRGQGRSTGYPQTEGTLGHCMLRYGQELGAASEFGGALAGAGDALQRVAQARDALDVKVKRTFIDPLQDLHNTELKEIRYQLKKLNGRRLDFDYKKRRKGKVAVDEVRQAWDKFFTSRELAERSMFILLQNDVDRLRRLAALVAALLDFHRDAHRILLGLHGNLRDRLTAASEKPRRRFSTKKTRAGSEQGGSIGFYHQPSVTPVVSSGEQFTAPPSRPGSAIPCHADSKLVPDRPCCRAMYSFHPDHEGELDFSEGDVIVLTCQVDANWYEGTLGGQSGLFPVSYVDVLVPLPLP, encoded by the exons CTGCTGAATGAGAGGCTGATGGGAGCTGAAGGAACCAAGATGGACGAAGACTTCCTGAGGATGGAGAAG AGTGTTGCAGTGATCCACGCTCTGCTGGCTGAGCTTCTGTCCAAAACCACAGAGTTCCTCCAGCCAAACCCAG cATACCGAGCCAAACTGAGCATGCTCAACGGCATGTCCAGGATTCGAGGACAGGGGAGGTCAACAGGTTACCCGCAGACAGAGGGCACGCTGGGACACTGTATGTTGCGGTACGGCCAGGAGCTGGGAGCTGCTTCTGAATTCG GTGGAGCTCTGGCTGGCGCGGGTGACGCTCTGCAGCGGGTTGCCCAGGCCAGGGACGCCCTGGATGTCAAGGTCAAACGCACCTTCATCGACCCCCTGCAGGACCTCCATAACACAGAGCTGAAGGAGATCAGG TACCAGCTGAAGAAGCTGAACGGTCGTCGGCTGGACTTTGACTACAAGAAGAGACGAAAGGGGAAAGTAGCCGTGGACGAGGTCCGACAGGCCTGGGACAAGTTTTTCACCTCCAGAGAGCTGGCAGAGAGGAGCATGTTCATCCTGCTGCAGAACGAT GTGGATCGGCTCCGTCGTCTGGCGGCTTTGGTCGCAGCGCTGCTCGACTTCCACCGCGACGCCCACCGCATCCTGCTGGGTCTCCATGGCAACCTGCGGGATAG GCTGACCGCTGCCAGCGAAAAACCGAGGCGACGGTTCAGCACCAAAAAGACCCGAGCGGGGAGTGAACAGGGCGGCAGCATCGGGTTCTACCACCAGCCGTCAGTCACACCTGTAGTCTCCTCAG GAGAGCAGTTCACAGCGCCACCGTCCAGACCCGGCAGTGCCATCCCCTGTCACG CCGACAGTAAGCTGGTCCCGGATCGGCCCTGTTGCCGGGCGATGTACTCCTTCCACCCGGACCACGAGGGCGAGCTGGACTTCAGCGAGGGCGACGTCATCGTCCTCACCTGTCAGGTCGACGCCAACTGGTACGAGGGCACGCTGGGCGGCCAATCGGGGCTCTTCCCCGTCAGCTACGTGGATGTGCTGGTGCCACTGCCGCTACCATGA
- the sh3gl3b gene encoding endophilin-A3b isoform X2, which produces MLNGMSRIRGQGRSTGYPQTEGTLGHCMLRYGQELGAASEFGGALAGAGDALQRVAQARDALDVKVKRTFIDPLQDLHNTELKEIRYQLKKLNGRRLDFDYKKRRKGKVAVDEVRQAWDKFFTSRELAERSMFILLQNDVDRLRRLAALVAALLDFHRDAHRILLGLHGNLRDRLTAASEKPRRRFSTKKTRAGSEQGGSIGFYHQPSVTPVVSSGEQFTAPPSRPGSAIPCHADSKLVPDRPCCRAMYSFHPDHEGELDFSEGDVIVLTCQVDANWYEGTLGGQSGLFPVSYVDVLVPLPLP; this is translated from the exons ATGCTCAACGGCATGTCCAGGATTCGAGGACAGGGGAGGTCAACAGGTTACCCGCAGACAGAGGGCACGCTGGGACACTGTATGTTGCGGTACGGCCAGGAGCTGGGAGCTGCTTCTGAATTCG GTGGAGCTCTGGCTGGCGCGGGTGACGCTCTGCAGCGGGTTGCCCAGGCCAGGGACGCCCTGGATGTCAAGGTCAAACGCACCTTCATCGACCCCCTGCAGGACCTCCATAACACAGAGCTGAAGGAGATCAGG TACCAGCTGAAGAAGCTGAACGGTCGTCGGCTGGACTTTGACTACAAGAAGAGACGAAAGGGGAAAGTAGCCGTGGACGAGGTCCGACAGGCCTGGGACAAGTTTTTCACCTCCAGAGAGCTGGCAGAGAGGAGCATGTTCATCCTGCTGCAGAACGAT GTGGATCGGCTCCGTCGTCTGGCGGCTTTGGTCGCAGCGCTGCTCGACTTCCACCGCGACGCCCACCGCATCCTGCTGGGTCTCCATGGCAACCTGCGGGATAG GCTGACCGCTGCCAGCGAAAAACCGAGGCGACGGTTCAGCACCAAAAAGACCCGAGCGGGGAGTGAACAGGGCGGCAGCATCGGGTTCTACCACCAGCCGTCAGTCACACCTGTAGTCTCCTCAG GAGAGCAGTTCACAGCGCCACCGTCCAGACCCGGCAGTGCCATCCCCTGTCACG CCGACAGTAAGCTGGTCCCGGATCGGCCCTGTTGCCGGGCGATGTACTCCTTCCACCCGGACCACGAGGGCGAGCTGGACTTCAGCGAGGGCGACGTCATCGTCCTCACCTGTCAGGTCGACGCCAACTGGTACGAGGGCACGCTGGGCGGCCAATCGGGGCTCTTCCCCGTCAGCTACGTGGATGTGCTGGTGCCACTGCCGCTACCATGA